The genomic interval GCCCACTATCGTCCATTTGGGAAATGGCTGAACCGGCATAGACTGAAATCTGGTCAGGACGAACGTGTTGAAGGGCTGTCTCCCAGCTTATTCCCAGGCTGTTTACCGCATCAGAAGCACCATACACTGTCATTTGCAGACCGCGTGGGTGGTGTTTTGAGTGATAGAGACTGCCAGGGTTGAATCCGCTGGGGAGCAGCCCTGCACTCGATACAGTGCTCTTATAGCTGCCCGGTACCAGTATATCCAGATCGCTGCTGACCTGTACGGAGACTTGTCCGTTGTCGATGTCCGTAATATTCCATGTTGCAGGTGGGTTTTCCGGTAATTCACTTTTCTTGGCCGTGAACTGGAAGCCCTTACTATTTTTCAGCGCAGCCCGACGTTGATAAAAAACCTTGTCTGGGTTGTAGTGACTGTTTTCCTCAATACGACGGATGAGGGTACCCTGTTTGATTCTTTCGATTGTCTCGACATTGAGGCCCTGACTGATGTCGATATTCATGCGATTTGCGAGATCAGTCCAGGTATTGATCATGGCTGTTTCACTAAGAGCTTCGTGAACCATTCTTTTATATGCATGATGTGATGAGCTGCGGCCCGCCGCATTCATACCGCCAAAAGACACTATTACCGGTAATTTTGCCATTTTCTGTTTCCTCAATAGTCTTATACACAAACAGATTGAATTCCTGTCTGTGTTAATCCGGTGGTCACTCGCCCATGCGGAGTGTCAGTTTTGAAGTCTGTGCCATACCGCTTGGCAGATTATAGTTATCCATCGGACTTTAAATGATTGAATGAGGCTAGTTTAATTGACCATATTGACGATATCATGTGGTGATCTGGCCAATATGGTTGCTAATCTCGCCATGAGTAAAATTGTTTTTGCGCTATATCCAAAAGCCCTGGTCACTGGAATCAGTGGACCTATGGAAATGTTTCAGGCTGCTGAACAGCTTTTACGGCTGCAAAAGTTGTCTATTCCTCCATCAATCGTACAAACAGTTTCCCTGGAGGCAGGATGGGTGGAAGGGGTTGGCGGGCTCAAAGTCATGGCTGATTTGACAGTAGATCAGTGTGATCATCCGGATTTTATTTTTATTCCGCCATTGTGGGGTAATCCGTTGCCCACTATTCGGACCCAGCAAGGTCTCGCACAGTGGATAAGAGAAATGCATCAGGCTGGAGCCACCGTTATTGCCACAGGAACGGGTGTTTGCCTGCTGGCTGAATGTGGCTTATTGAATGGTAAGCCGGCCACTACTCATTGGTTTTTCTTTGACCGATTTCGAAAACTGTATCCAGAGGTTGAACTGAACGTTCATAAATTTATTACCTATCAGGATGGAATTTATTGTGCTGGCAGCATTAACGCGTTAACTGATTTGGTTATTTTTTTAATAAAGCAACATTATGGTACCAAGGTCTCCGGCATCGTTGAACAGCACTTTTCCCATGAAATCAACCGAACTTTTGATGCTCAGTTTTTTTCCGGAGAGGGTCAATTACATCATGACGAAGATATTATCCGGGCGCAGGACTGGATTAACGGTCGCTGGAATCAGGAAGTGGTATTAAGCGAATGGGCC from Gynuella sunshinyii YC6258 carries:
- a CDS encoding GlxA family transcriptional regulator produces the protein MSKIVFALYPKALVTGISGPMEMFQAAEQLLRLQKLSIPPSIVQTVSLEAGWVEGVGGLKVMADLTVDQCDHPDFIFIPPLWGNPLPTIRTQQGLAQWIREMHQAGATVIATGTGVCLLAECGLLNGKPATTHWFFFDRFRKLYPEVELNVHKFITYQDGIYCAGSINALTDLVIFLIKQHYGTKVSGIVEQHFSHEINRTFDAQFFSGEGQLHHDEDIIRAQDWINGRWNQEVVLSEWARAIDMPVRTFNRRFLKATGMTPIEYLQAMRIRMAMDILRDSNLNVTEVSELSGYRDSGYFTRLFKKISGVSPAEYRKIVRSKLFMAE